ATCTGGACATTTACCTGATTTTGGTATCAGATTTCGCCTACCTATAACGGTTTGTTCATCATCTAAAAAATATCGATGAAGACAACTGAGATGACTTGTAAATGGACAGTCACTAGTAATGCAAAATGCTAGTAGGGGCTTCATTTCTTGTTCGCTCGATGTATAGTCAAATTCTGTCTGACAAATACTACACGGTATTCGTCCCATAGTTAGCCTCTCTTGATATTCTTCGCATGTTACGCATGATGCAGACATATAGCCATCATAAAACCCTTTGACCAGTTTTTGATTAGCTTCTGCATGATTcataatatcatcaacCGTTACAGCCTTCGGTATTCCTAGGGCACCATCCGAAACCTTGACATTCATCGTATCTATTAGAAGATCAACTTTAAACTTATTTAAATTCCAAACCCTCCTAGtatcatcattgaaaaaatgaaCCTGCAAattcatatattgaaagaacACATTATTGATCAGTTGCCTTATTAATACTAGCTTATGATGTATAGTTCTTCCtccatttttattttggaCGATCCTGTCAGCTGCCTTGATGTAATGTGTTTGATACCCATGTTGCCAGGCATGTTCAAATTGCAACGCACTTATTTTATTAGGGAATCCATATACAATACATATCATCTCCCATGGTCTTGAACCTTCCCTTCTTGTTCTATAGGCCCCGCCTTTACTAAGAATCCCATTATGTTGTCTTAATCTCTTTGGTGGATCCGGCGTGGAACCGATATAGAACGATTGTCTCTTACTTATGGACTGCAATAGATAACAACAATAGAACTGGGTTCTTGTCTTAGGTTGAGATCCCACAGTTTGAGTCATAATAACATCAAGTGAGCATATTTAATTTCTGGATGAGTAATCAGGCATGATTAGtacaataatttttcatttttcactttttaTTGTTTCGTATGCAGATTCCTATAAAAATAGGTGCATATctaaattgaagaattacaaTACAGGATTGACCAGCTCATAATAGCACGGAAGAATAATTGCAAATGCTGGCTAAATATTCCCTGAGGGGAGTTGTTAGAAGTTATAGTAGTATTGGTGCTGCTGCTTCTCAGAAGCTGGCTCAGACGCGGTCTGCTAAAGTGCCATCTCCAAAGACGCTGAAGAATTTCCTGGATGAGTATATTATCGGTCAAGATACTGGTAAGAAAGTGTTAAGTGTTGCAGTTTATAACCATTACTTGCGAATTAACGATAAACAGagaaaattggaattggtgAGGCAAAAGGAAATCATCGAGGAAGGTTTAAAAAAGGAAAGgcaattgaaagaagagCAGCAGGCAGAACTAGATAAATTTGATGCTGATATAATCGATGATTCTGAACCTGTGTTTAATGGGACTAGTGAGGCCCAGGCAGGATTGAAGAATCTGAGAAGACAATTTAATCAGAATGATAGTTCATTATTGAGTGAGGAAGTAAAC
The sequence above is a segment of the Naumovozyma castellii chromosome 8, complete genome genome. Coding sequences within it:
- the SLX1 gene encoding endonuclease (ancestral locus Anc_6.125); its protein translation is MTQTVGSQPKTRTQFYCCYLLQSISKRQSFYIGSTPDPPKRLRQHNGILSKGGAYRTRREGSRPWEMICIVYGFPNKISALQFEHAWQHGYQTHYIKAADRIVQNKNGGRTIHHKLVLIRQLINNVFFQYMNLQVHFFNDDTRRVWNLNKFKVDLLIDTMNVKVSDGALGIPKAVTVDDIMNHAEANQKLVKGFYDGYMSASCVTCEEYQERLTMGRIPCSICQTEFDYTSSEQEMKPLLAFCITSDCPFTSHLSCLHRYFLDDEQTVIGRRNLIPKSGKCPDCSVVLPWVSIVRNSITVKKLYGSD